One genomic segment of Myxocyprinus asiaticus isolate MX2 ecotype Aquarium Trade chromosome 14, UBuf_Myxa_2, whole genome shotgun sequence includes these proteins:
- the LOC127451752 gene encoding COP9 signalosome complex subunit 1, which produces MPLPVQVFNFQGSVEPMQIDADPQEDQQNAPDTNYVVENPTLDLEQYASSYSGLMRIERLQFIADHCPQLRVEALKMALSFVQRTFNVDVYEEIHRKLTEATREVQGIPDAVPEGAVEPPPLDTAWAESTRKKALLKLEKLDTDLKNYKGNSIKESIRRGHDDLGDHYLDCGDLSNALKCYSRARDYCTSAKHVINMCLNVIKVSVYLQNWSHVLSYVSKAESTPEIAEQRGERDSQNQAVLTKLKCAAGLAELASRKYKPAAKCFLQASFDHCDFPELLSPSNVAVYGGMCALATFDRQELQRNVISSSSFKLFLELEPQVRDIIFKFYESKYASCLKMLDEIKDNLLLDMYLASHVRTLYTQIRNRALIQYFSPYVSADMNKMAVAFNTTVAALEDELTQLILEGLINARIDSHSKILYARDVDQRSTTFEKSLQMGKEFQRRAKAMILRAAVLRNQIHVKSPPREGSQGELTPANSQTRMSTNM; this is translated from the exons GGGTCTGTAGAACCCATGCAGATAGATGCTGACCCTCAGGAAGACCAGCAGAATGCACCTGACACCAACTATGTTGTGGAAAACCCGACTCTG gatcTAGAGCAGTATGCCTCCAGCTACAGTGGGCTGATGCGGATTGAAAGGCTGCAGTTTATAGCAGACCACTGCCCCCAGCTACGAGTGGAAGCACTGAAGATGGCCCTGTCCTTTGTCCAAAGAACCTTTAATGTTGATGTCTATGAAGAAATCCATCGCAAACTCACTGAAGCCACAAG GGAAGTGCAAGGCATCCCAGATGCGGTACCGGAGGGGGCAGTAGAACCCCCTCCTCTCGACACAGCCTGGGCAGAATCCACCAGAAAAAAAGCCCTGCTCAAACTGGAGAAGCTGGATACTGATCTTAAGAACTACAAGGGAAACTCCATCAAAGAAAGCATAAG GAGGGGTCACGATGACCTTGGAGATCATTATCTTGACTGTGGTGACCTCAGCAATGCCCTGAAATGCTACTCCCGAGCCAGAGACTACTGCACTAGCGCCAAGCATGTCATCAACATGTGTCTTAATGTAATCAAG GTTAGCGTTTACCTCCAAAACTGGTCACATGTACTTAGCTATGTCAGCAAGGCTGAATCCACACCAGAGATAGCAGAG CAACGAGGAGAGAGAGATAGTCAAAACCAAGCTGTTCTAACTAAACTAAAATGTGCTGCAG GACTGGCAGAACTTGCCTCAAGAAAGTATAAACCGGCTGCTAAGTGCTTCCTGCAGGCCTCTTTTGACCACTGCGACTTCCCTGAG cttctTTCCCCCAGTAATGTAGCAGTGTACGGTGGAATGTGTGCCCTGGCTACATTTGACAGACAGGAACTGCAGCGAAACGTCATCTCAAGCAG ctcctttaaattatttttagagTTGGAACCCCAAGTACGTGATATTATCTTCAAGTTTTATGAGTCAAAGTATGCATCTTGTCTGAAAATGCTGGATGAAATTAag GATAATCTCCTTCTAGACATGTACCTGGCCTCTCACGTAAGAACACTGTATACACAAATCAGGAACAGAGCCCTCATACAG TACTTTAGCCCCTATGTGTCAGCAGATATGAACAAAATGGCCGTGGCCTTTAATACCACAGTGGCAGCTCTGGAGGATGAATTGACCCAGCTGATCCTGGAGGGCCTGATCAATGCCCGTATCGACTCCCACAGCAAG ATCTTGTATGCCAGGGATGTGGATCAGAGAAGCACAACTTTTGAAAAGTCTCTACAGATGGGCAAAGAGTTTCAGAGACGAGCAAAAGCAATGATCCTGCGGGCAGCTGTGCTTCGTAATCAGATACACGTCAAG